The following proteins are encoded in a genomic region of Ignavibacteriota bacterium:
- a CDS encoding flavin reductase, with the protein MSDSLNAANPSSIFSMTDHELYVVTARDGSRENGQIATWIMPATLVPESPRVVAVLSPMNMTHELIERSGRFVLNMLSIDQSEFVPLFGLVSGREIDKLHSMLLERTSSGLPVLPGTCGWAECVIAASIDAGDRMVYVADVVEQQAHPGMRPLRKREAFARQSEDIRALLERKHQLDGERDRALIKRLRD; encoded by the coding sequence ATGAGCGACTCCCTCAATGCGGCGAATCCTTCGTCGATATTCTCGATGACCGATCACGAGTTGTACGTCGTTACAGCGCGGGATGGTTCTCGAGAAAACGGCCAGATCGCAACATGGATAATGCCCGCAACCCTCGTTCCCGAATCACCCAGAGTCGTGGCCGTATTATCTCCGATGAACATGACTCACGAATTGATAGAACGCAGCGGACGATTCGTCCTCAACATGCTCTCAATCGACCAATCAGAATTCGTACCACTATTCGGTCTGGTCTCAGGACGTGAAATAGACAAACTTCACAGTATGCTTCTTGAGCGCACGTCCAGCGGCTTGCCGGTTCTCCCCGGCACCTGCGGGTGGGCTGAATGCGTGATAGCCGCCTCGATCGATGCAGGCGACCGTATGGTGTATGTGGCAGATGTTGTCGAACAACAGGCGCATCCTGGTATGCGGCCGCTTCGAAAGCGCGAGGCTTTTGCGAGGCAGAGCGAGGATATCCGTGCGCTGCTCGAAAGAAAACACCAACTCGATGGAGAGCGAGACAGGGCTCTGATCAAGCGCTTGAGGGATTGA
- a CDS encoding PIG-L family deacetylase, with product MARKSILFVYPHPDDESFLTGGTIARYAHSGDADVYLHTLTRGESSRNAALLGITPDEIADLREKEVRDASRILGIREVVQGRFPDGGLRDLDPRLLERDIGRVMSGIDPDLVVTFDVQGSSVHPDHITVHHVVKRVFLSLRDTSSRPKRLAFCGLPTDRTAHWPRKLYGFPSNRIHAVIDVRQWESVERAAVAAHRSVRRDVEDHNYDEWMFWAEEYFSFFAERFSPPLDDLLAYLES from the coding sequence ATGGCACGCAAAAGCATCCTTTTCGTTTACCCGCATCCAGACGATGAATCCTTTCTTACCGGAGGAACGATCGCTCGGTATGCGCATTCCGGTGATGCTGATGTATATCTGCATACGTTGACGCGAGGTGAGTCAAGTCGAAACGCCGCCTTGCTCGGCATTACTCCCGACGAAATCGCGGACCTTCGAGAAAAGGAGGTGCGTGATGCATCACGAATTCTCGGAATCCGGGAGGTTGTTCAGGGGAGATTTCCCGATGGCGGGCTGCGGGATCTGGATCCCCGCCTGCTGGAAAGGGACATCGGCCGCGTCATGTCGGGTATCGACCCCGACCTTGTAGTGACCTTCGACGTGCAGGGTTCCTCAGTACATCCCGATCATATCACAGTCCACCACGTTGTGAAACGGGTCTTCCTGTCTCTTCGCGATACGTCTTCTCGCCCAAAACGACTTGCCTTCTGCGGCTTGCCAACTGATCGGACAGCGCACTGGCCGCGTAAGCTGTATGGATTCCCTTCCAATCGCATCCATGCTGTGATCGATGTCAGGCAATGGGAATCCGTCGAACGCGCGGCAGTCGCTGCGCACCGCAGCGTTCGGAGGGACGTTGAGGATCACAATTACGACGAGTGGATGTTTTGGGCGGAAGAATACTTCTCTTTCTTCGCTGAACGCTTCTCGCCACCGCTGGATGATTTACTGGCGTATCTGGAGAGCTAG
- a CDS encoding NapC/NirT family cytochrome c has protein sequence MPRLPKSFQNPLSYVGAGIALVSLCSTLVFFIMDIAGAVSSPYLGIFTYMLLPGVMIFGLLLIPLGAMLERRRMRKTGGAERRFLHIDLNRQTHRNAFLIFVVGTMVLMIISAAGTYQAYNYSESVEFCGEVCHQVMKPEYIAYQHSPHARVRCAECHIGTGADWFVKAKISGSYQVYSVLFNKYSRPIETPVLNLRPARETCEHCHWPEKFSANLEMAKTYFPLDTTAAKPWSIVLQLKIGGGHSELGQVSGIHWHMSTTHKVEYVATDTKRQVIPWIRSTNLATGKARVFRAIETPIPDEQLAQHETRVMDCIDCHNRPAHIYHPPFRTLNDAMAQNRIPATLPNIRAIASNALTQEYQTEAQALGSIESFIREEYRSKAPEVFASRQADIARAVADVRRIYLRNFFPEMRVSWKHYPNNIGHMYNEGCFRCHDNQHATESGEILTNDCNICHKIVAQGPQGAMRSDFNGMPFIHPSDIDGAETKVKCTECHIGE, from the coding sequence ATGCCCCGTCTTCCGAAATCTTTTCAAAATCCATTGAGCTATGTAGGCGCCGGCATCGCTCTCGTGTCACTTTGTTCGACGCTTGTCTTTTTTATCATGGACATTGCCGGCGCCGTGTCGTCGCCGTATTTGGGAATATTTACGTACATGCTTCTCCCCGGAGTCATGATCTTCGGACTTCTGTTGATTCCGCTCGGGGCGATGCTCGAGCGCCGGCGTATGCGCAAAACGGGAGGCGCGGAACGCCGTTTTCTGCATATCGACTTGAACCGGCAGACGCATCGCAACGCCTTTTTGATCTTCGTCGTGGGCACGATGGTGCTCATGATCATTTCGGCGGCGGGAACATACCAGGCGTATAACTACTCCGAATCCGTTGAATTCTGCGGGGAAGTGTGTCATCAGGTGATGAAGCCCGAATACATCGCCTACCAGCACTCGCCACACGCACGAGTGCGATGCGCTGAGTGCCATATCGGAACGGGAGCCGATTGGTTCGTAAAAGCAAAAATTTCGGGGTCATACCAGGTATACTCCGTGCTCTTCAATAAGTACTCGCGCCCGATCGAAACACCCGTGCTCAACCTCCGCCCTGCGAGGGAAACGTGTGAACACTGCCATTGGCCCGAAAAATTCAGCGCGAATCTCGAGATGGCAAAGACCTATTTCCCACTCGATACAACCGCCGCAAAACCGTGGAGCATCGTCCTTCAGTTAAAAATTGGAGGCGGGCACAGTGAACTCGGGCAGGTCAGCGGCATCCATTGGCACATGAGCACAACGCACAAGGTCGAGTATGTCGCGACGGACACAAAGCGACAGGTAATTCCATGGATCCGTTCAACCAATCTTGCAACGGGTAAGGCGCGTGTATTTCGGGCGATTGAAACCCCGATTCCGGACGAGCAGCTTGCACAGCACGAAACACGCGTTATGGACTGCATCGACTGTCACAACAGGCCCGCGCACATTTATCATCCTCCATTCCGCACTCTGAACGATGCGATGGCCCAGAATCGTATACCGGCCACATTGCCCAACATCCGTGCCATCGCCTCGAATGCCCTGACACAGGAATATCAGACCGAGGCCCAGGCGCTTGGCTCCATCGAATCGTTCATCCGCGAAGAGTACCGCTCAAAAGCGCCTGAAGTCTTTGCTTCACGCCAAGCCGATATTGCCCGCGCTGTTGCGGACGTGAGACGCATCTACCTGAGAAATTTTTTCCCGGAGATGCGAGTGAGCTGGAAGCACTATCCGAATAATATCGGCCATATGTACAACGAGGGCTGCTTCCGCTGTCACGACAACCAGCATGCAACCGAGTCCGGAGAAATTCTTACGAACGACTGCAACATCTGCCACAAGATCGTCGCCCAAGGGCCGCAAGGAGCAATGCGCAGCGATTTTAATGGCATGCCGTTTATACATCCGTCCGACATCGACGGCGCGGAAACCAAGGTCAAATGTACGGAGTGCCATATCGGGGAGTGA
- a CDS encoding sugar transferase, which translates to MTLAWVVYYYLRVQSGLFTIETIPDYLLPMAMIGTYWFLVFWFFGLYRAWWAKSRIDELIVVTKAVTLGVLILFFLIFLDDALAQASTFSRLKILVYWAMVLAFVGTGRMLVRSLRRRMLMAGIGHRSTIIIGPREKALDLIAILGSYPALGYRVEGFLETDDADTDRTQDNRVPCLGGLETLDEVIGRYGVEEILITLASTEHERLLDIIGRCSAFKVGIKIRPDLYDIVSGQARTNQLYGIPLIEVTPQLMAPWEEAVKRGMDVAVSLVVVVLGLPLFCLVAVAQKLSSSGPILYRQQRVGKDGKVFSILKFRTMYVDAEKRSGPQWAQKDDPRVTPLGRFLRKSHIDELPQVINVLQGDMSLVGPRPERPFFVDQFVKEIPLYRRRLNVRPGITGWAQVRHTYDQSIEDVRTKLSYDLFYIENMSIRMDLKIILSTAYTMIAGKGHT; encoded by the coding sequence GTGACGTTGGCCTGGGTGGTGTATTACTACCTCCGCGTGCAATCCGGCCTGTTCACGATCGAAACAATTCCCGATTACCTCCTACCGATGGCGATGATCGGGACATACTGGTTTCTTGTGTTTTGGTTCTTCGGATTGTACCGCGCATGGTGGGCAAAATCGCGGATTGATGAGCTGATTGTCGTTACAAAGGCCGTCACGCTTGGTGTCCTCATTTTGTTCTTTCTGATCTTTCTGGATGACGCACTGGCCCAGGCGAGTACATTCTCACGACTGAAGATACTCGTCTATTGGGCTATGGTACTCGCGTTCGTCGGAACGGGACGTATGCTTGTGCGCAGTCTCCGACGCCGCATGCTTATGGCCGGCATCGGTCATAGATCAACAATCATCATCGGCCCGCGCGAGAAGGCCCTTGACCTGATCGCCATCCTCGGAAGTTACCCCGCCCTCGGCTACCGCGTTGAAGGATTTCTCGAGACCGACGACGCGGATACTGATCGTACGCAAGACAATCGAGTGCCCTGCCTGGGTGGCCTGGAAACGCTCGATGAAGTAATCGGACGGTATGGCGTTGAGGAAATACTGATTACCCTGGCATCAACGGAACATGAACGCTTGCTCGACATCATAGGACGTTGTTCCGCGTTCAAGGTCGGCATCAAGATCCGGCCCGATCTCTACGATATCGTGTCGGGTCAGGCACGCACAAACCAGCTTTACGGTATTCCGCTTATTGAGGTGACGCCGCAACTCATGGCCCCGTGGGAAGAAGCCGTGAAGAGAGGAATGGATGTTGCCGTGTCACTGGTGGTGGTCGTCCTCGGATTACCGCTGTTCTGTCTCGTCGCGGTTGCGCAGAAACTCAGTTCATCAGGACCCATTCTCTACAGGCAGCAGCGTGTCGGGAAGGATGGGAAGGTGTTCTCGATTCTCAAATTTCGCACGATGTATGTTGATGCCGAGAAACGAAGCGGACCACAATGGGCTCAAAAGGACGATCCTCGCGTCACACCTCTCGGACGATTTCTGCGTAAATCGCACATCGACGAGCTCCCGCAAGTTATTAACGTTCTCCAAGGCGACATGAGCCTTGTAGGCCCGCGACCCGAGAGGCCTTTTTTTGTCGATCAGTTCGTCAAGGAAATTCCCCTGTACAGGCGTCGGCTTAATGTGCGCCCTGGTATTACCGGCTGGGCGCAGGTCAGGCACACGTACGATCAAAGCATCGAAGACGTACGCACAAAATTGAGTTACGACCTTTTCTATATCGAAAACATGTCGATACGGATGGATCTGAAAATCATCCTGTCGACTGCGTACACCATGATCGCCGGAAAGGGGCACACGTGA
- a CDS encoding SRPBCC family protein → MNIRTIHAQIDIPLPIQDVFIFFSDARNLEAITPPELRFRVESQGMINIIEGTEIQYTLGLFGIRFRWRSRISCWDPPRSFVDEQLQGPYALWHHEHQFEEIAGGTQIRDTVHYALPLWPFSAPAHPLVRAQLRRIFEYRQTRVIRLFKVAAEQCPWSVRL, encoded by the coding sequence ATGAATATTCGTACAATTCACGCGCAGATCGACATTCCGCTGCCTATACAGGATGTATTTATCTTTTTTTCTGACGCGCGCAATCTCGAAGCCATCACGCCGCCGGAATTACGCTTTCGCGTCGAGTCACAAGGCATGATCAACATAATCGAGGGTACGGAGATCCAGTACACACTCGGATTGTTCGGCATTCGTTTCCGCTGGCGTTCGCGTATTTCGTGCTGGGATCCGCCTCGAAGTTTTGTGGATGAACAGTTGCAAGGCCCGTATGCCCTCTGGCATCACGAACACCAGTTCGAGGAGATAGCAGGTGGCACGCAAATCCGAGATACTGTTCACTACGCGCTCCCATTGTGGCCCTTCAGCGCGCCCGCGCACCCGCTTGTGCGCGCGCAGCTAAGGCGGATCTTTGAGTATCGTCAAACGAGAGTGATTCGTCTGTTCAAAGTCGCGGCCGAGCAGTGCCCATGGTCGGTGCGTCTCTGA
- the uvrA gene encoding excinuclease ABC subunit UvrA: protein MAARAKTHAASAAGTRGASKSGAGKPRTQSALSRSDLIIRGARVNNLKNISLDLPRNSLVVITGVSGSGKSSLAFDTIYAEGQRRYVESLSAYARQFLERMNKPDVDLIQGIAPAIAIEQKTSSRNPRSTVGTSTELYDYLRLLFARIGKTYCLNDGTLVQHDSVRTVMEKLQTLPEGARLLVLFPMHAHEGHSMEEELDNLRKQGFVRIVVGDSILNLEDVETIDARKDEVFVLVDRLVWRPDGETGRFSDSLETAFNEGDGYVRIRVLDTGDEWKFSAAYECSVCHARYIEPEPRIFSFNNPAGACPTCQGFGRTTGIDPNLVVPNPTRTLAEGAVQPWTTPKHSKHYRDLEKVAASVAVPLDVPYKQLTKAQRDVIWNGTKGFNGVKGFFSMVEEKSYKMHYRILAARYRGYTTCESCGGSRLRPEAMAVHVSGRTLGDMVRSTISELHNFFSKVQFSDFELGVAERIVAEIRKRLRILFDIGLGYLTLDRLSHTLSGGESQRINIASSLGSALVGTLYVLDEPTIGLHPRDNTRLIKILQTLRDSGNSVLVVEHDEEMMRVADLVVDMGPHAGERGGEVVAVGTVQELMRHKESLTGKYLSGRLSISAPSKRRKHTSELVIQAPCQNNLKGMDVRIPLGVFACVTGVSGSGKSTLIHDVLFAGLRKELEGMADEEVGAFSGFSGGKKIKHVEMVDQSPIGRTPRSNPITYIKAFDVIRELYANTPAARLRGFGPGAFSFNVPGGRCDVCEGDGVIKVEMQFMADLYLQCEACKGTRFKKEILDVQYHGKSVVDVLDMTVTSALAFFDKTPRVVNRLRVLDDVGLGYMKLGQPATTLSGGEAQRLKLALHLSTRSDEHTLFIFDEPTTGLHFDDIRKLISCFDALISAGHSVIIIEHNLDVIKCADWIIDLGPEGGDAGGAIIAEGTPEQVAARKESHTGRYLKPLLP, encoded by the coding sequence ATGGCAGCTCGAGCGAAAACACATGCGGCGTCAGCCGCCGGCACCCGTGGTGCGTCGAAAAGCGGCGCCGGGAAGCCCCGGACACAATCGGCATTGTCGAGGTCCGATCTCATTATCCGCGGTGCACGTGTCAACAACCTGAAAAACATATCGCTTGATCTCCCTCGCAATTCACTCGTTGTGATAACGGGAGTCAGCGGATCCGGCAAATCAAGTCTCGCCTTCGACACGATTTACGCTGAGGGCCAGCGCCGGTATGTTGAGAGCCTTTCAGCGTACGCGCGGCAGTTTCTCGAACGCATGAACAAGCCGGATGTGGATCTCATCCAGGGAATCGCTCCGGCCATCGCGATTGAGCAGAAGACAAGCAGCCGCAATCCACGTTCGACCGTTGGCACAAGCACGGAACTCTACGACTATCTCCGGCTGCTATTCGCGCGCATCGGCAAAACCTACTGTCTTAACGACGGCACGCTGGTGCAGCATGATTCCGTGCGCACTGTAATGGAAAAGTTACAGACGCTGCCCGAAGGGGCGCGACTGCTCGTCCTTTTCCCAATGCATGCACACGAAGGACACTCAATGGAGGAGGAACTCGACAACCTTCGCAAGCAGGGATTTGTGCGTATCGTCGTGGGCGACTCAATCCTGAATCTAGAGGATGTAGAGACCATCGACGCCAGGAAAGACGAGGTGTTCGTTCTGGTCGACCGCCTTGTATGGCGACCCGACGGCGAAACGGGCCGCTTTTCTGATTCACTCGAAACCGCGTTCAACGAAGGTGACGGATATGTACGGATCCGCGTACTCGACACAGGCGACGAGTGGAAGTTCAGTGCTGCATATGAATGCTCCGTATGCCACGCGCGGTACATCGAGCCGGAACCACGCATATTCTCGTTCAACAATCCCGCCGGTGCATGTCCCACCTGCCAGGGTTTCGGACGCACGACCGGTATCGATCCCAACCTCGTTGTTCCGAATCCGACGCGCACGCTCGCCGAGGGAGCGGTACAGCCGTGGACCACACCCAAACACAGCAAACACTACCGGGATCTCGAAAAAGTCGCAGCCAGCGTCGCGGTGCCCCTCGATGTGCCGTATAAGCAATTGACAAAGGCGCAACGAGATGTGATTTGGAACGGAACGAAAGGATTCAACGGCGTCAAAGGCTTCTTCTCAATGGTCGAGGAGAAGAGCTACAAAATGCATTACCGTATTCTCGCCGCCAGATATCGCGGATATACGACGTGTGAAAGCTGCGGCGGATCGCGTCTGCGGCCGGAGGCAATGGCTGTGCATGTATCGGGCCGCACACTCGGCGACATGGTTCGTTCGACGATCAGCGAATTGCACAACTTTTTCTCGAAGGTACAATTTTCAGACTTCGAACTCGGTGTTGCAGAGCGGATCGTCGCAGAAATTCGAAAACGGCTCCGAATTCTCTTTGATATCGGTCTCGGATATCTGACGCTCGACAGACTCTCGCACACGTTGTCCGGTGGGGAGTCGCAGCGCATCAACATCGCCTCCTCTCTCGGCTCAGCTCTCGTCGGCACGCTGTATGTCCTCGACGAACCGACCATCGGCCTTCACCCGCGCGACAACACGCGCCTCATCAAGATACTGCAGACGCTGCGCGATAGCGGCAACTCGGTTCTTGTTGTGGAGCATGACGAGGAGATGATGCGCGTCGCCGATCTTGTTGTCGACATGGGGCCGCACGCCGGCGAACGTGGCGGTGAGGTTGTGGCCGTCGGTACGGTACAGGAGCTTATGCGGCACAAAGAATCCCTGACCGGCAAATATCTCAGCGGTCGACTATCCATTTCGGCTCCCTCGAAACGACGCAAGCACACCTCCGAGCTTGTGATCCAGGCACCATGTCAAAATAATCTCAAGGGCATGGACGTCCGTATTCCTCTCGGTGTGTTTGCCTGCGTTACCGGTGTTAGCGGATCGGGGAAAAGCACGCTCATCCACGATGTACTCTTTGCGGGCCTGCGCAAGGAGCTGGAAGGTATGGCGGATGAGGAGGTGGGTGCCTTCTCAGGTTTCTCGGGTGGAAAGAAAATCAAACACGTCGAGATGGTGGATCAATCACCCATCGGCCGAACCCCCCGGTCGAATCCGATAACCTACATCAAGGCCTTTGATGTAATTCGCGAGTTGTATGCAAACACACCGGCCGCGCGACTCCGTGGCTTCGGCCCAGGGGCATTCTCATTTAACGTCCCGGGAGGACGCTGCGATGTGTGCGAGGGCGACGGTGTCATCAAGGTCGAGATGCAATTCATGGCCGACTTATACCTCCAGTGCGAGGCCTGCAAAGGAACACGGTTCAAGAAAGAAATCCTGGATGTGCAGTATCACGGGAAAAGCGTCGTCGATGTGCTCGACATGACTGTCACGAGCGCTCTGGCCTTCTTCGATAAGACCCCGCGCGTGGTCAATCGTCTGCGTGTGCTGGATGACGTGGGACTCGGGTACATGAAACTCGGACAGCCCGCGACAACACTTTCGGGCGGCGAGGCCCAGCGACTGAAGTTGGCGCTTCACCTGTCCACCCGCAGTGATGAACACACGCTCTTCATCTTCGACGAACCAACCACCGGCCTGCATTTTGATGACATCCGGAAACTCATTTCCTGCTTCGACGCTCTGATTTCCGCCGGTCACAGCGTTATCATCATCGAACATAATCTGGATGTGATCAAATGTGCCGACTGGATCATCGATCTGGGGCCCGAGGGTGGCGACGCCGGCGGTGCGATAATCGCAGAAGGCACGCCGGAACAAGTCGCCGCGCGAAAGGAAAGCCACACAGGACGGTATTTGAAACCACTGCTGCCCTGA